The following coding sequences are from one Pseudonocardia sp. HH130630-07 window:
- the ilvC gene encoding ketol-acid reductoisomerase codes for MSVNIYYDADADLSIIQGRKVAVIGYGSQGHAHSLSLRDSGVDVRIGLPEGSKSRQKAADEGLEVLTPAEASAWADVIMVLAPDTKQRSIYTQDIEPNLKAGDALFFGHGFNIRYELIKPPADVDVAMVAPKGPGHLVRRQFVDGKGVPALIAVEQDPSGNAKALALSYAAGIGGARAGVIETTFKEETETDLFGEQAVLCGGAAALVQTGFEVLTEAGYAPEIAYFECLHELKLIVDLMYEGGIANERFSISDTAEYGDLTRGPRVITPAVKAEMQKILGEIQDGTFAREWVAEDEAGRPNYTKLQQQGQEHPIEQVGEKLRGLMSWVGEKAK; via the coding sequence ATGAGTGTCAACATCTACTACGACGCCGACGCCGACCTGTCGATCATCCAGGGCCGCAAGGTCGCGGTGATCGGCTACGGCTCCCAGGGGCACGCGCACTCGCTGTCCCTGCGTGACTCCGGGGTCGACGTCAGGATCGGCCTGCCGGAGGGCTCCAAGTCCCGGCAGAAGGCCGCCGACGAGGGACTCGAGGTCCTCACCCCGGCCGAGGCGTCCGCCTGGGCGGACGTGATCATGGTCCTCGCACCGGACACCAAGCAGCGCTCCATCTACACCCAGGACATCGAGCCGAACCTGAAGGCCGGCGACGCGCTGTTCTTCGGCCACGGCTTCAACATCCGCTACGAGCTGATCAAGCCGCCGGCCGACGTCGACGTCGCGATGGTCGCCCCGAAGGGCCCCGGCCACCTCGTCCGTCGCCAGTTCGTCGACGGCAAGGGCGTCCCGGCCCTGATCGCCGTGGAGCAGGACCCGTCGGGCAACGCCAAGGCCCTCGCGCTCTCCTACGCGGCCGGGATCGGCGGCGCCCGCGCGGGCGTCATCGAGACCACCTTCAAGGAGGAGACCGAGACCGACCTGTTCGGTGAGCAGGCCGTCCTCTGTGGCGGTGCCGCCGCCCTGGTCCAGACCGGCTTCGAGGTGCTGACCGAGGCGGGCTATGCCCCGGAGATCGCGTACTTCGAGTGCCTGCACGAGCTCAAGCTGATCGTCGACCTCATGTACGAGGGCGGCATCGCCAACGAGCGCTTCTCCATCTCCGACACCGCCGAGTACGGCGACCTCACCCGCGGCCCGCGCGTCATCACGCCCGCGGTCAAGGCGGAGATGCAGAAGATCCTGGGCGAGATCCAGGACGGCACGTTCGCCCGCGAGTGGGTGGCCGAGGACGAGGCGGGCCGCCCGAACTACACCAAGCTGCAGCAGCAGGGCCAGGAGCACCCGATCGAGCAGGTCGGCGAGAAGCTGCGCGGCCTGATGAGCTGGGTGGGCGAGAAGGCCAAGTGA
- the ilvN gene encoding acetolactate synthase small subunit, with protein sequence MSELHTLSVLVEDKPGVLARVSGLFSRRGFNINSLAVGPTEYPDVSRMTIVVEVDELPMEQVTKQLNKLVNVIKIVELDPAASVQRELLLVKVRADATVRSQVLETVQLFRAKVVDVSPEAVTVEATGTGDKLGALLRMLEPYGIREMVKSGMVAVGRGPRSITAAAVR encoded by the coding sequence GTGAGCGAGCTGCACACCCTCTCGGTCCTGGTCGAGGACAAGCCGGGTGTCCTCGCCCGGGTGTCCGGGCTGTTCTCCCGTCGCGGGTTCAACATCAACTCGCTGGCGGTCGGGCCGACCGAGTACCCCGACGTGTCCCGGATGACGATCGTCGTCGAGGTCGACGAGCTCCCGATGGAGCAGGTCACCAAGCAGCTGAACAAGCTCGTGAACGTGATCAAGATCGTGGAGCTGGACCCGGCCGCCTCGGTCCAGCGGGAGCTGCTGCTGGTCAAGGTCCGGGCCGACGCCACCGTGCGCAGCCAGGTGCTGGAGACGGTGCAGCTGTTCCGGGCCAAGGTCGTCGACGTCTCCCCGGAGGCGGTCACGGTCGAGGCCACCGGCACCGGCGACAAGCTGGGCGCGCTGCTGCGCATGCTGGAGCCCTACGGAATCCGCGAGATGGTCAAGTCGGGGATGGTCGCGGTCGGGCGTGGCCCCCGGTCCATCACCGCCGCGGCCGTCCGCTAG
- a CDS encoding acetolactate synthase large subunit: MTGAQSLVRSLEEIGCEVVFGLPGGTILPAYDPLLDSTRVRHILVRHEQGAGHAATGYAQATGRVGVCMATSGPGATNLVTPIADAHMDSVPLVAITGQQTRPLIGTDAFQEADITGITMPVTKHNMLVTEATEIPRAIAEAFHLASTGRPGPVLVDIPKDVLQEQTTFSWPPELALPGYRPTTRPHGKQIREAARLIGESRKPVLYVGGGVLKAEAAEELRELAELTGAPVVTTLMARGVFPDSHPQHLGMPGMHGTVAAVAAMQRSDLLVALGSRFDDRVTGKLESFAPHAKVVHADIDPAEISKNRRADVPIVGDCREVLRELIDAVRTEREAGPAPDLSAWWKQVGGLRDRYPLGWTEPADGSLSPEYVISRIGAIAGPDAVYAAGVGQHQMWAAQFVRYEKPRTWLNSGGLGTMGYAVPAAMGAKVGEPDTVVWCIDGDGCFQMTNQELATCAIENIPIKVAVINNGNLGMVRQWQNLFYGERYSNTDLNTHKLRIPDFPMLAEAMGCVGLRVESKEDVDRVIRQAMEINDRPVVVEFVVGADAQVWPMVAAGMGNDEIKVARDIRPEFEHDDLAASVDEVSDVTEQAAFGSEDDK, from the coding sequence ATGACCGGTGCCCAGTCCCTGGTGCGCTCGCTCGAGGAGATCGGCTGCGAGGTGGTGTTCGGTCTTCCCGGCGGCACCATCCTGCCCGCCTACGACCCGCTGCTCGACTCGACCCGGGTGCGCCACATCCTCGTCCGGCACGAGCAGGGCGCCGGGCACGCCGCCACCGGGTACGCGCAGGCCACCGGCCGGGTCGGGGTCTGCATGGCGACGTCCGGGCCGGGGGCGACGAACCTCGTCACGCCGATCGCCGACGCGCACATGGACTCGGTGCCGCTGGTGGCCATCACGGGGCAGCAGACCCGGCCGCTGATCGGCACCGACGCCTTCCAGGAGGCCGACATCACCGGCATCACCATGCCGGTGACCAAGCACAACATGCTGGTGACCGAGGCGACGGAGATCCCGCGCGCGATCGCCGAGGCCTTCCACCTGGCGTCCACCGGCCGGCCCGGCCCGGTCCTGGTGGACATCCCGAAGGACGTGCTGCAGGAGCAGACCACGTTCTCCTGGCCCCCGGAGCTCGCACTGCCCGGCTACCGGCCGACGACCCGGCCGCACGGCAAGCAGATCCGCGAGGCGGCCCGGCTGATCGGCGAGTCCCGCAAGCCGGTGCTCTACGTCGGCGGCGGCGTGCTCAAGGCGGAGGCCGCCGAGGAGCTGCGCGAGCTGGCCGAGCTGACCGGGGCGCCCGTCGTCACCACGCTGATGGCCCGCGGGGTCTTCCCGGACAGCCACCCGCAGCACCTCGGCATGCCGGGCATGCACGGCACCGTCGCCGCGGTGGCGGCCATGCAGCGCTCCGACCTGCTGGTCGCGCTCGGTTCCCGGTTCGACGACCGGGTCACCGGCAAGCTGGAGAGCTTCGCGCCGCACGCCAAGGTGGTCCACGCCGACATCGACCCGGCCGAGATCTCCAAGAACCGGCGCGCCGACGTGCCGATCGTCGGGGACTGCCGGGAGGTCCTGCGCGAGCTCATCGACGCCGTCCGGACCGAGCGGGAGGCCGGCCCCGCGCCGGACCTGTCCGCGTGGTGGAAGCAGGTCGGCGGGCTCCGCGACCGGTACCCGCTGGGCTGGACCGAACCGGCCGACGGCTCGCTGTCGCCGGAGTACGTCATCTCCCGGATCGGCGCCATCGCCGGCCCGGACGCGGTGTACGCCGCGGGCGTCGGCCAGCACCAGATGTGGGCCGCGCAGTTCGTCCGCTACGAGAAGCCGCGCACCTGGCTGAACTCCGGCGGGCTCGGGACCATGGGCTACGCGGTCCCGGCCGCGATGGGCGCCAAGGTCGGCGAGCCGGACACGGTCGTCTGGTGCATCGACGGCGACGGCTGCTTCCAGATGACCAACCAGGAGCTCGCCACCTGCGCGATCGAGAACATCCCGATCAAGGTGGCCGTGATCAACAACGGCAACCTGGGCATGGTCCGCCAGTGGCAGAACCTGTTCTACGGCGAGCGGTACTCCAACACCGACCTCAACACCCACAAGCTGCGCATCCCGGACTTCCCGATGCTGGCCGAGGCCATGGGCTGCGTGGGCCTGCGGGTCGAGTCCAAGGAGGACGTCGACCGGGTCATCCGGCAGGCGATGGAGATCAACGACCGGCCGGTCGTCGTGGAGTTCGTCGTCGGTGCCGACGCCCAGGTGTGGCCGATGGTCGCCGCGGGCATGGGCAACGACGAGATCAAGGTCGCCAGGGACATCCGGCCGGAGTTCGAGCACGACGATCTCGCGGCCTCGGTGGACGAGGTCTCCGACGTGACCGAGCAGGCCGCTTTCGGTTCGGAGGACGACAAGTGA
- a CDS encoding PH domain-containing protein: MITPRVQAEGRQVREGARALVFAPSRLTIVVALVFAVGGLPLYASLPWTAVLLLVPVAVAVWTLRTRTTVDPDSVTARTVTGSRSVGWDEVRGLRLGGRSSVSAVLADSSELRLPAVRVRDLPAVSLASAGRVADPVGD; encoded by the coding sequence GTGATCACCCCCCGCGTGCAGGCGGAGGGGCGCCAGGTCCGCGAGGGCGCCCGCGCCCTGGTCTTCGCGCCGTCGCGGCTGACCATCGTCGTCGCGCTGGTGTTCGCCGTCGGCGGGCTCCCGCTCTACGCCAGCCTCCCGTGGACGGCGGTGCTGCTGCTGGTCCCGGTCGCCGTCGCCGTCTGGACGCTGCGCACCCGCACCACCGTCGACCCGGACTCCGTCACGGCGCGCACCGTGACCGGGTCGCGCTCGGTCGGCTGGGACGAGGTGCGCGGCCTGCGCCTGGGTGGGCGCTCGTCGGTGTCCGCGGTGCTCGCCGACTCCTCGGAGCTCCGGCTGCCCGCGGTGCGGGTGCGGGACCTGCCTGCGGTGTCGCTCGCGTCGGCCGGACGCGTCGCGGACCCGGTCGGGGACTGA